The Ipomoea triloba cultivar NCNSP0323 chromosome 14, ASM357664v1 region AAGAATGTAAGGTTGGAGTCAGATTGCCTATCATGTCTTGTTGGGAaaccagtcgttataccgtggaccatggatcatggctgatattgcagttgtgttgaactgatattgcagttgtgttgaactgatactgcagttgcgcggaacagaggccgtgtcatccgtctggaactacagttgtgttgaacggatactgcagttgtgttgagcagatgaacggtctctgttccccgcaactgcagtttcctttcaacacaactgcagtatcttttcaacacaactgtactATCCGTTCaatacaattgcagtatcaaccatgatcatggtccacaatataatttgctttGGGAAACTCTCTCATGGTTAAGGGATCAAGGGATTGAGAATGTAAGGTTGGAGTCAGTGCCTTCTAACGAAGAAGAGTCGATAGAACTTACGCTGGCCACATCCTTTCTCACTGCCACCAACTTATGACTAGCTTTAGTAGGATTGTTGTAATCATATTAAGAGACCAACGAATCAAGTTGCGCATTCTCTTGCAAAAGCAATGGTTTCACTTTCAAGAAAATTTGCAAAAGTTAACCTTTTCAAAACCTTCAAAGCTTTCAACATCATTAATGGCGAACTCATTCAAAGCTTTTAATCCGGACACCTTTTGGAAGGAGGTAAAGGGTGATCATGCGCGAGAGGAATAGAAGTTTTCCTTTATAAAGATGAGCCTAAAGCCTGAGTTCAAGAGGGCGATTGACATTCTCAGCCGTATTGTTGAGAATAGGGTACTTGGAACAAATGATGTTACTTCTGAAAAGTTCTCCATGGTGAGTGATGTATTGAACAATTATAATGTTGATTGGTCCATGgtgattttcaatttttaaagacAATTCATTGAGAAGGCGATGGACTAGAAAACCAAGACAATAACTCAGATTGTAGGGTTCGGTTTTCTTGTAACCAAGTTGTTACGATCAAAAGGCATTAAGTTGTGAGATGGGCTGATTGGGTGACAACACATAGGAACACATATCTCCTGAGGACCAAGCCACATGCGCCAAAGGGTAAAGGTGCAACCCCAACCAAGAAGAAGGCAACCGAAGAGGAAAACTCTTTGAATGTTCCTTTGGCCAAGATAAGTTGGCAGTTGAagaggaagttcaacccatgaAGGCTACAAAAGTCCCCAAAGTTCCAAAGGCATCTAGACTAGAGGGTAAGGATGTCGAATTGTCGAATTGTCAAAGAATGACCATTCGTGTTGATCATTCAAACTGTAACCCTTCGAGTTAATGTTCTTTCTTCTTTGAACGATTCAGATAAGCAGAAAACTCATAAGTCTAGAAAATCAAATAAGCTGGGGACTAAAATTCCCAACACTTttgatgaagacttgaagaggTAAAAGATGAAGACTTGAGACGAAGAGCTCAAATATACAAGACCGGAAGGTTGCAAAGGCCGAATACTAGAACTTTGGGCTTACCTTACTGAATGATTGCGACTAAAGGAACAAATGGTAAGGACAACCATTCATACTCGAAAGGTTTCTATGCTTAATGTTCGAAGTTGGTTACTTGAATGGTAAGAGTTACCCACTCGAAGGAACAACTCGGAACTAACTCTCTACAAGAATGTAACCAAGGCAAATGGAGTCCTATGTACACATCTCAATGACGATTTTCCTTTAAAAGCCAAGACAAAAAAGTGCAAAATAAAAAGCATGTTCAATAAGATAAAGTACGTCAACGGCTGGAAAATCTAACACATAAAGCTACTTTTTGGATTGCACATTGGTCTTACTCGCTGGTCAATAGTCGTTTGAAATGAGTTTCCATAATTAAAACAAACTCGTTCTCCTCCACGACCTCTCCAAGAACGCCCACGTCCTCCGAAGCGGTTATTATTTCCTCATCGGGAGCCATAACTTTCACCAGTACTCCCTCCTTGTGATTCCAGGGCACTTGGATCCACATTTCCTTGTGACATAAAAGACATTTCTTTCTTGGAGCTCATTTGAATCATTATTTCCTGATGCATTCTATAGCATAGAAAATACTTGATCCAAAGACTCTTAAGTCCTTACTTCCTAACTATTGGTATCTAAGGACATCATATTCTTTATCCATGCCAGAAATCCAGCTAAAAACAAGTAATTTGTCATGTTTTTTCATTTCATCCACATCATTTGTTATTGGCATCGTAGCATACAAAGCAACACATACACTCTTAAAGTCatagtaataactaataatatcTCAGCTCACGCCTCTTTTGACTAGACCGATATACTCCCTGAGATGACTGGTATAACTTTCTCAAATCACGGGTTCCACTGAACCATTTGTTCACTAATCCCCATACTTATTTTCCAGTTTAGTAGTGTTGCATAGATAAAATAATTCTCACAGTCCACAGCTAAAGTAGCATTTGTAGGACACTCTTTGTCCAAATGATCACCCTTCCTCATATGGTTATACCATCTAAATTTACTTTAATACAAAATCTCCACTTAGAAAAATTAGACACATATGAAGCCAGAACTATGTCAATTAATTTCGATGGTGTGGAAATAACAGTGATATTCCTTTCTTTTGCCATTTTAATCTTCACCCAACAAATTCAATAGATGAACAATACAACAACCCTTCAcccagaaaagaaaaaacacactGCATGTATCTCTTCTTTCATCAGAAGATCCAACCAGACTGAAACCCTTCAACACATCCTACCTCTTTGGACTCAACACGACGATGCAAGACGGGAAAAGCGAAAATCGGTAGCGTCCCTGAAAATAGCCTCACGCGCCGGGGCTGTGGTGTCAGAACAACTCAGCGACAGTGGCGCGTGGTTCCCCGACGGCGCCAAGGTgcttgatttctttttttttttttttaattttttttaatattgtaagagttaataattgtaaagtgtttaatattttaagtttttacGCTTTAATAGCTAAATAGTTAATATATGCTTGGTGTCGTgatgtagttggttatcacgccagtctaacacactgaaggtctcTGATTCGAGTCCGGGCGACGCCATCGTtatatttacccaaaaaaaaaaaactaaatagtcattacttattaagttattagtgtattacttattagtttaatttagtaattACTTAATACTTATATCACATCTATCTACATGAAGGTCATAAGTCCCGTAGTTATTATCAGTCCATATCACCAGCTCAATATCCTTAAGAAACTAATAAATCTGCTAAATACTATCCTCAGATATTGCTTATTTCTCTGATGAAATTAGTTAGATATGTGTTTAGTCCTTTCATGGAGAACTAGATTGAAAATAAGTAATCCATTTGATGAAATAAGGTTCCCACCAATCTTAACACAATACAACAGGTacattttatttcttcattCATAAGAATAATGAAAAGTTAGAGGTATAAAAACTTTACATTGAGAACATGCATCAACAATATTGTTTAGTACTCATACAGATTCTAGAGAGCTGAAAATTTGGATGgtataattatgataataagATTTGCTTTAgttaaattgttttttattcCATAAAAAGGTGAATGCTTTTACAGAAAATAATAAAGCTGATACAGATTTAAAAGAATAAAGTGTGAgcataattacataaatagtGCGTGAATAAAACCCAAGATAAATAGATATCAACAAAGATTCAGTGGAGAATGCCTCCGCAAATTTACAGGTTATAGTGCTACAAATCCACATAATTCTTCAAACTGACGTTAATAGGCaaattttttcctaaaattgCCAAAAACATTAGGAATTATGCAAACTTTCAAACACAATGAACGCAAAAAGAATTGAGTGGAGCATACTCACCAGTCACCACATGTGGCCATGTCAAGACATTTTCACCCcttattggccctgtttggtaaattgcctttagctgattgggttagaaggtatgattagttgataatattagctgattgtagaaagttgtttagtaaattagctgttagctgatagctatttggtataatttcttttctcaaaaagctaattgaaaagactgctttgagtaggattttgaattttagtattttgaagttacaaaaagcttattaaccaaacaagatcaaataagccaaaattaactgatagactgattattaACTAAACAGGGCCATTGTCTCCAGCAGATGGCTCTTCAAATGCACACTGTTTTGCTAATGACATTATAGCAGACAATGCAAAAAATCATAATGAAACTACATATTAAACAGAAAAAGAGATGCCAAAATGTCTATACCAAACAAACAGATACAGACTTTTCctcaaaaaaataacaaactgCATATCAATTAATTATCGGGGCGTGCCCAATACCACGCTCAATTATCATGTCACTAGCCCCCCTACTTCCGAGCTGCGAGTACAGTAGAGTCAACTAGGAATTAATAAAAGTGTAAACTCATCAAATATCCGGTCACTAGCTCCTAAGGCTACAGGCATAAAGAAGtggctattattatttttcttttatactttacttaataaaaaatattttttaataaattattttctttattctctttatttcatattttttcgCTAACTGAGGCGTGGGCTCGACCACCATGGACGAGGACTGGCCTCAGCCATGCCATAGCCTAGGGTTGACCTCGGGCATGGTGGATGGACGCTTCGACAGCCATGGCCAAATATTGGCCTCGGCCATGGTGGATGGTCGCCTTTGTCACATGGCTGGCGGAGGATGATCCTCAGctacaccttttttttttttgaattacttggttttgattttgattttgattttgattttgtttgtttgtttttttttttttaaaataaaccgAGACAAACTATGAAATTCTAATTCGAATTGTCATAATTTGAACTCGAGTGTAGGTGCACCAAGGATGTCATCGAACAAATCGCAActattacataatatattattttataattcatataattaataaagtatgtTATATTCCttgaatcgcacgggtaaataATAGTTGAGCGTATATTATCAAACAGAACTGTacttgaataataataataataataataataataataataataataataatactttagtgttgttataatTAAACTACATTTGTGTATAAAATGCAATTAAATAGCAAGTATCACATATTAAgtgtatattattaaatgaaaatgtagttgaattagaatgatactgTAGTGACATTGGAATGAAATTACAATGtgcataaaatgaaattgaataatgaTAGAGGTTGCTACATGGACCATAACGGAATTTGTTGTCGACTATTATTAACGAAAAACAtcaaacgacgttgttttggcCATGGTcaacagtataatttgccatttgttattctttttcttttgtactCTATAATATATGGAATAGtcaatagtattattattatacccactcccatcatccatgtggagtgtaaatcgggacaccgggtgccactagaccacaaggtctttggcaaaccAAATAGGTTGTCAAAGATACACTAGCATTATTACATTGTTATTTgatcaataattttattagacAAGTGATTTTTTGACGGGGGAGATTTTTTGAATAGATATTATTAtctattcaaaatttattcGGCAAACCAAGTAGGTTGTCAATGATACACTAGCATTATTACAGTGTTAATCAATTTATTAGACAAGTGATTTTTTGACGGGGGAGATTTACACTACCAAACTGATCTTTCTTCAAGTTACATTGATGTAAATCCACAACAAGTGTATTCGCACCTAAGACTCCCTTGGAATAGAATACAAAACAGAAGGGGATAAAGTCGAAAAGGCGAGGCACTTTGCTACACATTTCCAACACTTTGCTACACATTTCCAAGGTTTGCTACATCTTTCTGGACTTTTCTAGCAATTGTACATAGTATCCCATAGTTGGTAAAATAGTCTAGaagcatatacataatactaGGGTAGTAGAGATATATAGAATATTCTAGAACATTAGAGAATCCTTAGTTTGTGTAGAGATTTAGAAAGTTCTAGAGCTAGATTATTAGCCTTTAGATCAGGTAAATCTCCACCATCCATTGAGGAGGTGGAATGACTATAAATAAATACCCTTTATGGGTCTTGTTGGAAAGCCAACACTACACTTACAATAAAGAGAATATAGTAAGAATGTAGATTTTGAGCCTAAAGCTCGGAAGAAGGTAGATTTTGAGCCTAAAGCCCGAGTAAGAACAAGTGATACACTAGCATTATTACAATATGCCATCACAAAACTCTAGTACAATACAAATTCTTCTTTAGGTCGAAAGTTTAAACTTCTAAAATGAGCATCACAAGTCATTCTTTGGTATTCAACTGAGCTCCTCCCGGTCTGTGTAATCAATTTTCCTTGTTGCTTTGAGTTATAATTTTCTTCCTCGGCTTTTCATCCATATTCCTAGAATAACgtggggaaaataaagagagaatGAGTTGCTTGTGAATTGTGGAAATTGCTTCCCTCTTCTAATTGAACGTCTATTTATAGATAGTTTAGACCTAAAATTTAATCGAATAAGAATTTTAGAGggtctaaattaaataaacctTAATCCTACATTCCTATTTCATTAAGAATAAGGAATAAGGTACAAATTGACCATTGAACTGAAAATATAATAAGGAATCAGATTATCTACTTAAGTAGATGGTgcgttggcattttaaaataattttaaataataaattattaaaataaataatatttaaaattaaaataaataaataaataaataaaacacacacGCGGCCACCCCCTTCCCCATCTTCCCCCTCCTTCGTCTCCAACCGAAGACAAAAGAGGAAGGGAGAAGGGCCCTCGAcctttttttaatgtttttttaaaaaagttttttaatttacatttttaaaatttattatttaaaattatttaaaaatgtcaattcaccgTCTACGTAAGCAAGTAACTCAAAGAATGGATGGTAATAGAGCTGTCGAAATGGATGGGCTGGCGGGGCGGGGACCGCTAAATATCAGCCTAGTCTTAATACAAACTCAGCATCAAAATCTAGAGTTAGACTAAATTCTAAAAAGAGTAACTACCAAGAAGGGTCGTGCTACAATCTCAAGATACATTATCAGGACGAACAAATTCATGGACTAGGTGAGATAATAAGTTCACCGTCGTACACATCCGACTTTGTTGTTTTTGTAAGAtctttcaattcttattttggtaaagtaaTGTATCATACAAACAACCTAAAGTCTACTAAGGCCAAACAGTAGACTTTGAAGTAAAAGTAGATTGTAttgctttcatttttttttttaatgtttcctCTCTTTCTTTGGTTTACTTACAAGTGATATATGGTGCACCAAATACAGTATGATAAGGCAGAAATAGACTGATACATTCCTTATAAGAGTAAATTAGGATAGCAGAATATACCTATCGCCCTCGCTTTGCTCTGTGAAATCCAAGTTCCATTGAGTGACCCTCTGCATAGCTGCATACCCTCCAGTGGCAAAAGCCCTCAACAGATTCAGAGTAGCTGCAGATTGGCAGTATGCTCTGATCAGCCTCTGAGGGTCTGGGGTTCTTGACTTTGCATCAAATGCATCTCCATTTACATTGTCTCCCCTGTAACTTGGCAACTTTACACCATCCTTCTCCTCGAATGGGTCTGATCTTGGCTTTGCAAACTGCCCAGCCATTCTTCccacctatatatacatatgcacatatttataacaattttCCAGTTGATTGTTTATATAACATAAATTCCATGTACAGAACACAAGAATAGAACAAGACGGACAATAATTGTTTAAGAACTTAGCAAAGATCGAATTTTTAATTCGTTGGTCAAGAATTTCTGACCTTTACAACAGGCATTTGACCGCCGAACATGAGAACGGCGCCCATTTGGAGGAGAATCCGAAAAGTGTCCCTAATGTTATTGGCATTGAACTCCTTGAAACTCTCGGCGCAATCCCCACCTTGGAGAAGGAAGGCCCGACCCATTGCGGCCTCCCCGAGTTTCTCCTCAAGGCTGCGAGCCTCTATAAGAAAACC contains the following coding sequences:
- the LOC116005117 gene encoding phospho-2-dehydro-3-deoxyheptonate aldolase 1, chloroplastic-like, whose amino-acid sequence is MQQGFLIEARSLEEKLGEAAMGRAFLLQGGDCAESFKEFNANNIRDTFRILLQMGAVLMFGGQMPVVKVGRMAGQFAKPRSDPFEEKDGVKLPSYRGDNVNGDAFDAKSRTPDPQRLIRAYCQSAATLNLLRAFATGGYAAMQRVTQWNLDFTEQSEGDRNMDEKPRKKIITQSNKEN